The genomic stretch TCATGCCACCGGATGAACTGCACGACGGTCGTTCACTGGCTGAATCCGGTTATCAGGTGCGGGTGTTTGCGATTGAGCCGGATTGGTTTAACCAGCACCTTGAACTGGCCCGCCCGCAGCAGATGATGAGCTTTGACCGCCTGATTGTCAGCGACCCGCAGCTGTTCAGCCGCTTGTGTCATCTGCATCAGGCACTGGCACAGCCAAGCCTGAGCCAGTTAGCCAAAGACTGCCTGCCCTACGAAGGTTTTTCCGGGCTGGTGCAACGCTACGGCGCCAGCAAGGAGCGCGCCCCGGTAGCACTCGGCCGCCAGTCGCTGGCCACCCTGAAAGAGTACCTGCTGGCCCACCTGGATCAGGCCGTACGCCTGGAACAACTGGCCGCACTGTGCGACCTGACACCGACCCAGTTGCAGCGTCATTTTAAAGCCCGCACCGGCATGACGCCTTATGCCTGGCTGAGCCGGTTACGTCTGGAACAGGGCATGAAACTGATCAAAACCGGTATTTCCGGCACTGAGGTGGCGCAGCAGGTTGGTTTCTACGACCAGGCCCACTTTACCAAAGCGTTCAAGCACACTTTTGGTGTTTCCCCTTCCGCCGTCGGCCACTGTCAGTAATTTACAAGCCACATCCTCCGCCAACTGCCACAATAGCGCCCAGATCGCAGGAGATGTGTTGTTATGAATGAAGTCAGTATTCTTGTTACCCTTGCCACCGTGCACTTTATCGCCCTGATGAGCCCCGGCCCTGATGTCGCCCTGGTGGTACAAAATGCCAGCCGCTACGGCCGTCAGACTGGACTGTATATTGCCCTCGGCTTGTCGTTCGGCATTCTGCTGCATTCTTTGCTCAGCCTGACCGGAGTCAGTTATCTGGTCCACCAGCAGCCGCTGCTGTTTGCCCTGCTGCAACTGTGCGGCGGCAGCTATCTGCTCTATCTGGGCTATGGCGCGCTGCGCGCGACGCTGGCCAACTGGTCACTGGCTCCGGGCGAACTGAGCCAGAAGCCGGAGCTGCTGCTGCATAATAAGCGTCAGGCCTTTTCACGCGGCTTTATGACCAATATTCTCAACCCGAAAGCGCTGGTGTTCTTCGTCAGCCTGATGTCGACGCTGATCCCGGCCGGAATGTCACTCGGCGGCAAAGGCATCGCGCTGCTGATCTTGTGGGGGCTGGCGCTGGCCTGGTTTGCCGCGCTGGCCTGGATGCTGTCAACCCGGCATCTGCAGCAGAAACTGCAGGCCGCCGGCCGCTACATCGATCTGCTGTGCGGAGTGATATT from Vibrio ostreae encodes the following:
- a CDS encoding LysE family translocator, which produces MNEVSILVTLATVHFIALMSPGPDVALVVQNASRYGRQTGLYIALGLSFGILLHSLLSLTGVSYLVHQQPLLFALLQLCGGSYLLYLGYGALRATLANWSLAPGELSQKPELLLHNKRQAFSRGFMTNILNPKALVFFVSLMSTLIPAGMSLGGKGIALLILWGLALAWFAALAWMLSTRHLQQKLQAAGRYIDLLCGVIFTAIGMMILYQSLSGLLS
- a CDS encoding AraC family transcriptional regulator, translating into MDKVRYRTTPDSAISLIEGDYHEFAFQRHYHLDFHLGLITQGQQRFAYQGAQHQVGHGELVIMPPDELHDGRSLAESGYQVRVFAIEPDWFNQHLELARPQQMMSFDRLIVSDPQLFSRLCHLHQALAQPSLSQLAKDCLPYEGFSGLVQRYGASKERAPVALGRQSLATLKEYLLAHLDQAVRLEQLAALCDLTPTQLQRHFKARTGMTPYAWLSRLRLEQGMKLIKTGISGTEVAQQVGFYDQAHFTKAFKHTFGVSPSAVGHCQ